The following proteins are co-located in the Aneurinibacillus sp. REN35 genome:
- a CDS encoding helix-turn-helix domain-containing protein, which translates to MERVNRRQRRRYYEARSKEKLQQYLIQLYNQGHTENEIAKLIDIPRGTVSRWMIEIGLKGRPCGEAGKVKSKRYRYDENFFATIDTPDKAYIVGFINGDGYIVDRGKSKRMGIVLSIADRQILEDIALYMEMQDMLKFHKATYSNEQMKASLIINCTKICDDLIRLGISPQKTGKEQWLNFNRQDLQWAFIRGIFDADGHIYDHRSQRRWRKRFGITGSQALLNDILLFFKSKEIALGINGLYKKQGCYDLHITSQKDLCRIYNEMYAYGTLKLNRKYEKFTSLMI; encoded by the coding sequence GGAGACGTTACTACGAGGCGCGAAGCAAGGAAAAGCTTCAGCAGTACCTTATTCAGCTTTATAATCAAGGGCATACTGAGAATGAAATAGCTAAGCTTATAGACATTCCTAGAGGAACTGTTTCTCGTTGGATGATAGAAATAGGATTAAAGGGCAGGCCTTGTGGAGAAGCGGGAAAAGTAAAATCGAAACGGTATCGTTATGATGAAAATTTTTTCGCTACAATTGATACTCCTGATAAAGCTTACATCGTTGGTTTTATTAACGGTGATGGTTATATTGTCGATAGAGGGAAAAGCAAAAGAATGGGGATTGTGCTTTCTATAGCGGATCGACAAATATTAGAAGACATTGCTTTATACATGGAGATGCAAGATATGTTGAAGTTTCACAAGGCAACATATTCTAATGAGCAGATGAAAGCTTCGCTTATAATTAACTGCACAAAGATATGCGATGATTTAATCCGATTAGGAATATCTCCACAAAAGACGGGAAAAGAGCAATGGCTTAATTTTAACAGACAAGACTTACAATGGGCCTTTATCCGCGGTATATTTGATGCTGATGGACACATTTACGACCATAGAAGTCAGAGAAGATGGAGAAAAAGGTTCGGTATTACCGGTTCGCAGGCTTTATTGAATGATATACTGTTATTTTTTAAGTCTAAGGAAATTGCTCTAGGAATTAATGGCTTATATAAAAAGCAAGGTTGTTATGACCTCCATATAACTTCACAAAAAGATTTGTGTAGAATCTATAATGAAATGTATGCCTATGGAACATTAAAGCTGAATCGAAAGTATGAAAAGTTTACTTCCTTGATGATATAG